From Verrucomicrobiota bacterium JB022, one genomic window encodes:
- a CDS encoding trans-2-enoyl-CoA reductase family protein — MIIKPRIRGFVCITAHPEGCAQHVRDQIAVVRGNGPIKDGPKKVLVLGASTGYGLSTRIVSAFGSDAATLGVFFERPAGNGKPASAGWYNSVAFEEEAKKEGLYAKSINGDAFSDEVKQQVIETIKADLGQVDLVIYSLAAPRRTDPVTGETYRSTLKPIGKPFTANNLDTDKKQIQPVTIEPATEEEIEGTVKVMGGEDWERWMQQLEAAGVLADGCTSIAYDYIGPEVTWPVYHEGTIGAAKQHLRDTAQRIDAQLKVNRGRAFISVNKAVVTQASSAIPVVPLYVSILFKVMKEKGTHEDTIEQIDRLFRTQAYNGAALDFDDEGRVRMDDWEMREEVQQAVREIWPHVTTETIDTHTDFAGYQENFLRLFGFGLKGVDYDAEVEPERDFPA; from the coding sequence ATGATCATTAAACCGAGAATTCGTGGCTTTGTCTGCATCACGGCGCACCCCGAGGGCTGCGCTCAACACGTAAGGGATCAGATCGCGGTCGTTCGCGGTAATGGGCCGATCAAGGATGGCCCGAAGAAGGTCCTCGTTCTCGGTGCCTCGACCGGCTATGGCCTCTCTACCCGTATCGTCTCGGCCTTTGGCAGCGACGCCGCCACCCTTGGCGTGTTCTTCGAGCGGCCGGCCGGCAACGGCAAGCCCGCGTCCGCCGGTTGGTACAATTCGGTGGCCTTCGAGGAAGAAGCGAAGAAGGAGGGCCTTTACGCCAAGTCCATCAATGGCGACGCCTTCTCCGATGAGGTGAAGCAGCAGGTGATTGAGACGATCAAGGCCGACCTCGGCCAGGTCGACCTCGTGATCTACAGCCTTGCCGCCCCGCGCCGGACCGACCCTGTGACGGGCGAGACTTACCGCAGCACGCTCAAGCCCATTGGCAAGCCCTTTACCGCCAACAACCTCGATACGGACAAGAAGCAGATCCAGCCGGTGACGATCGAGCCCGCGACCGAAGAAGAAATCGAGGGCACCGTCAAGGTGATGGGCGGCGAAGACTGGGAACGCTGGATGCAGCAGCTCGAAGCCGCCGGCGTCCTGGCCGATGGCTGCACCAGCATCGCCTACGACTATATCGGGCCCGAAGTCACCTGGCCCGTCTACCACGAGGGCACGATTGGCGCGGCCAAGCAGCACCTGCGCGATACGGCCCAGCGCATCGATGCGCAACTGAAAGTCAACCGCGGTCGTGCGTTCATCTCCGTCAACAAGGCGGTGGTGACTCAGGCCAGCAGCGCCATCCCGGTGGTGCCGCTCTACGTCTCTATCCTCTTCAAGGTGATGAAGGAAAAGGGCACGCACGAAGACACAATCGAGCAGATCGACCGTCTTTTCCGCACCCAGGCCTACAACGGCGCCGCGCTCGACTTCGACGACGAAGGCCGCGTGCGGATGGACGACTGGGAAATGCGCGAGGAAGTGCAACAGGCCGTCCGCGAGATCTGGCCCCACGTCACGACCGAGACGATCGACACGCACACCGATTTTGCCGGCTATCAGGAGAACTTCCTGCGCCTCTTCGGTTTCGGCCTCAAGGGTGTCGATTACGATGCCGAGGTGGAGCCCGAGCGCGATTTCCCGGCGTAA
- the metF gene encoding methylenetetrahydrofolate reductase [NAD(P)H]: MNRGRAISDILAAKDHPLLSVEFFPPKDDAGGELIVQTALEIQQQVQPDFVSITYGAGGTTQERTYRYARILRDQYGFEVMPHFTCVGNSKAEVVELVGEYWKDGFVNLMALRGDPPKGETDFTPHPDGCHYASELVELLKGHYPELCMGVAAYPEVHPQAVSAEDDLRHLKSKIDKGGSFATTQLFYDNRNYFSFVEKARAIGIDAPIIPGLMPIRSGKQARRFCNHIPAELDAMLEKAGDDTEAVHRVGVDWCFRQIQELLEGGAPGVHLYIMNRSNMVVELAHRLREAGLWQPAIKA, from the coding sequence ATGAATCGTGGACGTGCAATCTCAGATATTCTCGCGGCGAAAGACCATCCGCTGCTTTCCGTTGAGTTCTTCCCGCCGAAGGACGATGCCGGAGGCGAGCTGATCGTCCAGACCGCGCTCGAAATCCAGCAACAGGTGCAGCCCGATTTCGTCTCCATCACCTATGGCGCCGGCGGCACGACGCAAGAGCGCACCTACCGCTATGCCCGCATCCTGCGCGACCAGTATGGCTTTGAGGTGATGCCCCACTTTACGTGCGTCGGTAACTCCAAGGCCGAAGTCGTGGAGCTGGTGGGCGAATATTGGAAAGATGGCTTTGTAAACCTCATGGCCCTGCGCGGCGACCCGCCCAAGGGCGAGACCGACTTTACCCCCCACCCCGACGGCTGCCACTACGCCAGTGAGCTGGTTGAGCTGCTGAAGGGGCACTACCCAGAGCTCTGCATGGGCGTAGCCGCCTACCCGGAGGTGCACCCTCAAGCGGTGTCTGCCGAGGATGATCTGCGCCACCTCAAGTCAAAGATCGACAAGGGCGGCTCATTCGCGACCACCCAGCTCTTCTACGACAATCGTAATTACTTCTCGTTTGTCGAAAAGGCGCGGGCCATTGGCATCGACGCCCCGATCATCCCGGGCCTCATGCCGATCCGCTCCGGCAAGCAGGCCCGCCGCTTCTGCAACCACATCCCGGCGGAGCTCGACGCCATGCTCGAAAAAGCGGGCGACGACACCGAAGCGGTGCACCGCGTAGGCGTAGACTGGTGCTTCCGCCAGATCCAGGAGCTGCTCGAAGGCGGCGCGCCCGGCGTGCACCTCTACATCATGAACCGCAGCAACATGGTAGTCGAGCTAGCCCACCGCCTCCGTGAGGCCGGCCTCTGGCAACCGGCCATCAAGGCCTAA
- the rlmN gene encoding 23S rRNA (adenine(2503)-C(2))-methyltransferase RlmN, which produces MRFVPAKPSLYGETLESLQAALQDAGFQSFRAKQITDWLYKKRVEKVDDMTNLPQNLRQWLGERYVISPSKQVLVKQASDITEKLLLEQEDGRLIETVLIRYPMEGVGQDASRKTICVSSQVGCAYGCRFCASGLAGWKRNLTQGEIVGQFLHVSRLEAERFGEKPGAATPIDNIVFMGMGEPLANYDAVVGTIRLLNADWGLGFGARRITISTSGLAPQIRQLADEPIQFRLALSLHGATNDVRQQIMPVNRKYPLEELLPAVEYFAEKHGRMLTLEYILIDQINDTFEQAHALSRIARDLHAHVNLIPYNKVEGLPWKRPNIRRQIAFGQVLKDNDVSFTIRKEKGHDIEAACGQLRLQTERERGTLEMAEA; this is translated from the coding sequence ATGCGCTTCGTTCCCGCCAAGCCCTCCCTTTACGGTGAGACCCTCGAAAGCCTGCAGGCTGCCTTGCAGGACGCCGGCTTCCAATCTTTCCGCGCCAAGCAGATCACCGACTGGCTCTACAAGAAGCGGGTGGAAAAGGTCGACGACATGACCAATCTGCCCCAAAACCTGCGCCAGTGGCTGGGCGAGCGTTACGTCATCTCCCCCTCCAAGCAGGTGCTGGTGAAGCAGGCCAGCGACATTACCGAAAAGCTGCTGCTGGAGCAGGAAGACGGCCGCCTGATCGAGACGGTCTTGATCCGCTACCCGATGGAAGGCGTGGGCCAGGACGCCAGCCGCAAGACGATCTGCGTCTCCAGCCAGGTCGGCTGCGCCTATGGGTGCCGCTTCTGCGCCTCCGGCCTAGCCGGCTGGAAGCGCAACCTGACTCAGGGTGAGATCGTCGGCCAATTTCTCCACGTCTCCCGCCTGGAGGCCGAGCGCTTTGGCGAAAAGCCCGGCGCAGCCACCCCCATCGACAACATTGTCTTCATGGGCATGGGAGAGCCGCTGGCCAACTACGACGCCGTCGTCGGCACCATCCGCCTGCTCAATGCCGACTGGGGCCTCGGCTTCGGTGCCCGCCGCATCACCATCTCCACCAGCGGCCTCGCCCCGCAGATCCGCCAGCTCGCGGACGAGCCGATCCAGTTCCGCCTCGCGCTGAGCCTGCACGGAGCCACCAACGACGTGCGCCAGCAGATCATGCCCGTCAACCGCAAGTATCCGCTCGAAGAGCTGCTGCCGGCGGTCGAGTATTTTGCCGAAAAGCACGGGCGCATGCTCACGCTCGAATACATCCTGATCGACCAGATCAACGATACCTTCGAGCAGGCACACGCGCTCAGTCGCATCGCCCGCGACCTGCACGCCCACGTCAATCTCATCCCTTACAACAAGGTCGAGGGTCTGCCGTGGAAGCGCCCCAACATCCGCCGCCAGATCGCCTTCGGCCAAGTCCTGAAGGACAACGACGTTTCCTTTACCATCCGTAAGGAAAAGGGCCACGATATCGAAGCAGCCTGCGGCCAACTCCGCCTCCAGACCGAGCGCGAACGCGGCACGCTGGAAATGGCGGAAGCGTAA
- a CDS encoding biopolymer transporter ExbD has protein sequence MSRKRHINKGDDNTDINISPMIDMVFILLIFFIVTTVFVDERGVPIDKPTPSPDQAQQNDSEPVIFRITRNGNVMYHDNEVTLNRAEEVVKEALSQNDVPVILQVQRGAQAGRMIQVMDAARRVKDTVKITVSTVE, from the coding sequence ATGAGCCGAAAGCGACACATTAACAAAGGCGATGACAATACGGATATCAACATCTCCCCGATGATTGATATGGTGTTCATCCTCCTGATTTTCTTCATTGTCACCACTGTATTCGTCGATGAACGCGGGGTGCCGATCGACAAGCCTACCCCCTCGCCGGATCAGGCGCAGCAGAACGACAGCGAGCCCGTCATTTTCCGCATCACCCGCAATGGTAACGTGATGTACCATGATAATGAGGTGACGCTCAATCGGGCTGAGGAAGTCGTGAAGGAAGCCCTTTCCCAAAACGATGTGCCCGTGATCCTGCAGGTGCAGCGCGGCGCGCAGGCTGGCCGGATGATCCAGGTGATGGACGCCGCTCGCCGGGTGAAGGATACCGTGAAGATCACTGTCAGTACGGTGGAATAG
- a CDS encoding NUDIX hydrolase: MSADIMKTARELQAMAQTGLHFAHDPYDRARYERLREIAAGLMAKVSNQTITTILRWQEAEFGYATPKVDTRAFIVQDGRILLIREDADEGRWTLPGGWADVNDTPSEAVCREVWEETGYTCRTTRLLALWDREKHGHTPSFPFHVYKLFFHCEITGGEARPTAESSEQAWFAPDALPDLSVTRVQATQLRRLFEKVTGRDTTTDFD, translated from the coding sequence ATGTCAGCCGATATCATGAAGACGGCCCGCGAGCTCCAGGCGATGGCACAAACGGGGCTTCACTTCGCCCACGATCCCTACGACCGTGCCCGCTACGAGCGCTTGCGCGAAATTGCGGCAGGGCTGATGGCAAAAGTCTCGAATCAAACAATAACCACGATCCTGCGGTGGCAGGAGGCGGAGTTTGGCTATGCCACGCCCAAGGTCGATACCCGCGCCTTTATCGTGCAGGACGGGCGCATTCTGCTGATCCGGGAAGATGCGGACGAGGGGCGTTGGACCTTGCCCGGCGGCTGGGCCGATGTAAACGACACGCCGAGCGAGGCCGTTTGCCGTGAGGTGTGGGAGGAAACGGGCTATACCTGCCGCACGACTCGACTGCTCGCCTTGTGGGATCGGGAGAAGCACGGCCACACACCGTCATTCCCCTTCCATGTCTACAAGCTGTTCTTCCACTGCGAGATCACCGGTGGCGAAGCCCGCCCTACGGCAGAATCCTCCGAGCAAGCCTGGTTCGCGCCGGATGCCTTGCCCGATCTATCGGTCACGCGCGTGCAGGCGACGCAACTGCGGCGCCTCTTCGAAAAGGTGACCGGTCGCGACACCACGACGGACTTCGACTAA
- a CDS encoding HAD family phosphatase yields MGIAAIFDWDGTLVDSSAAHKWAWETLAADEGLALPENHFVKGFGYTNPKIIREIYVWSQDEAEISRLGDRKEELYRARLGTMTLRPLPGVLPFLEALRAAGVPCAIGTSTPRENINVAAATAGLDGFFAASTCGDEVKNGKPDPEVFLTCAEKLGVPPERCAVFEDAPHGLQAAKNAQMLAIGITTTHPAQDLPQADLVIDSFADLTVSRLLELLQR; encoded by the coding sequence ATGGGCATCGCCGCAATATTCGACTGGGACGGTACATTGGTGGACTCGTCCGCCGCGCACAAGTGGGCTTGGGAAACGCTGGCCGCCGACGAGGGCCTCGCACTGCCCGAGAATCACTTCGTCAAAGGCTTCGGCTACACCAACCCCAAGATCATCCGCGAGATCTACGTCTGGTCTCAGGACGAGGCCGAGATCTCCCGCCTCGGCGACCGCAAGGAAGAGCTCTACCGCGCGCGTCTGGGCACCATGACGCTGCGCCCCCTGCCGGGAGTGCTGCCCTTCCTCGAAGCCTTACGCGCAGCCGGGGTGCCCTGCGCCATCGGCACCTCCACCCCTCGCGAGAATATCAATGTGGCGGCGGCGACCGCTGGCCTCGACGGCTTTTTTGCTGCCAGCACCTGCGGCGACGAAGTGAAAAACGGCAAACCCGACCCGGAGGTATTTTTGACCTGCGCGGAAAAGCTGGGCGTGCCACCGGAGCGTTGTGCGGTGTTTGAAGACGCTCCGCACGGCCTGCAGGCGGCCAAAAATGCGCAAATGCTGGCCATCGGCATCACCACGACGCACCCGGCACAAGACCTGCCGCAGGCGGATCTGGTCATCGACTCCTTTGCCGACCTCACCGTCTCCCGCCTGCTCGAACTTCTCCAGCGCTAA
- a CDS encoding dicarboxylate/amino acid:cation symporter, which yields MSPADSPAPKPRNQHLLTYAILCAMILGILVGLLINIFAGDVEWISTYLSQGAFQVVGGMFMRLLKMLVVPLVFVSIVCGIIALQDIRKLGRMSLKALALYIATTAIAISLALAVASVVKPGSSVPDDPNAVYEGHASKPLAQVLTEIVPDNPVQAMATAEMLQVIVFSVFVAVAIVQVGERAAPVKAFFESLNDVVMRMVWIVMIFAPLGVFGLVAKTFATMGLEGIVPLAKYFFTVLGVLLIHAAVTYSGLLVLLGRLNPLPFFAKMWRVQLNAFATASSGATIPLTLETSEHRLGVKNSVAAFTVPLGATINMDGTAIMQGVATVFVANYVGVDLTLIQCVIVVLMATMASIGTAAIPSVGLVTLGAVLTQVGLPLEPIAFIVGVDRLLDMTRTAVNVTGDATVTCIVAKGEGDLDEALFRKMDA from the coding sequence ATGAGCCCAGCCGACTCCCCCGCCCCCAAGCCCCGCAATCAGCACCTGCTCACCTACGCCATTCTCTGCGCCATGATCCTCGGGATTCTGGTCGGGCTGCTGATCAATATCTTTGCGGGGGATGTCGAATGGATCTCCACCTACCTATCGCAAGGCGCCTTCCAGGTCGTCGGTGGAATGTTCATGCGGCTGCTGAAGATGCTGGTGGTGCCGCTGGTCTTCGTCTCGATCGTTTGCGGGATCATCGCCCTGCAAGACATCCGCAAACTGGGCCGCATGAGCCTCAAGGCCCTCGCGCTTTATATTGCGACGACGGCTATCGCGATCAGCCTCGCCCTGGCGGTCGCCTCCGTGGTCAAGCCCGGCTCCAGCGTGCCCGACGATCCCAATGCCGTTTACGAAGGCCACGCCAGCAAGCCGCTCGCCCAGGTGTTGACGGAAATCGTGCCGGACAACCCCGTGCAGGCCATGGCCACGGCCGAGATGCTGCAGGTGATCGTCTTTTCGGTCTTCGTCGCGGTGGCCATTGTGCAGGTCGGCGAGCGCGCGGCACCGGTCAAAGCCTTCTTTGAGTCGCTCAACGACGTAGTGATGCGGATGGTCTGGATCGTGATGATCTTCGCCCCCCTCGGGGTCTTCGGCCTCGTCGCAAAGACTTTTGCGACCATGGGGCTGGAAGGAATCGTGCCCCTGGCGAAGTATTTCTTTACCGTCCTGGGCGTGTTGCTGATCCATGCAGCGGTCACATATTCCGGGCTGCTCGTCCTGCTCGGGCGGCTCAACCCCCTGCCCTTTTTTGCCAAAATGTGGCGCGTGCAGCTCAACGCCTTTGCGACGGCCAGCAGCGGCGCAACGATCCCGCTGACGCTCGAAACCAGTGAGCACCGCCTGGGCGTCAAAAACAGCGTGGCCGCCTTCACGGTTCCGCTCGGCGCCACGATCAATATGGACGGCACCGCCATCATGCAGGGCGTCGCCACCGTCTTTGTCGCCAACTACGTCGGCGTCGACCTGACGCTGATCCAGTGCGTGATCGTGGTGCTTATGGCCACAATGGCCTCCATTGGCACGGCCGCGATTCCATCGGTGGGCCTCGTCACGCTCGGCGCGGTGTTGACCCAAGTGGGCCTGCCACTGGAGCCGATCGCCTTCATCGTGGGCGTCGACCGGCTGCTCGACATGACGCGGACAGCCGTAAACGTGACGGGCGATGCGACCGTCACGTGTATCGTGGCGAAGGGAGAAGGCGACCTCGACGAGGCCCTTTTCCGCAAGATGGATGCCTAG
- the fabD gene encoding ACP S-malonyltransferase, with translation MSIGLLFSGQGAQTVGMGRSFYENSPIARALYDEADRILGWSIRDVSFDGPDDQLTLTRVCQPALYVHGYVAYALLQDAGKLEGLKAAMGLSLGELTALAAAQVYDFATGLKVVAKRGELMQMACEQNGGTMAAVLGGEREDVAELCAKFDVDVANYNCPGQIVISGEKDKIAAAVEGAKEMGKFKRVMPLKVAGAYHSRLMEPARQAFAEFLTDIPFATPRIAVFSNVTGGALEDPQAIKDALVAQVVSSVRWDDNVRSAAALGIQEYFECGPGGVLAGHAKRIDRELKVKSISEFADLSA, from the coding sequence ATGTCGATCGGTTTGTTATTTTCAGGTCAAGGCGCCCAGACGGTCGGAATGGGTCGCAGCTTTTACGAGAATTCGCCCATTGCGCGCGCTCTCTACGATGAGGCAGACCGCATCCTGGGCTGGAGCATTCGGGACGTTTCTTTTGACGGGCCAGACGATCAGTTGACGCTGACCCGCGTCTGCCAGCCCGCGCTGTATGTGCACGGTTATGTTGCCTACGCGCTATTGCAGGACGCCGGCAAGCTCGAGGGCCTGAAGGCGGCCATGGGGTTGAGCCTGGGTGAGTTGACGGCCCTTGCTGCGGCGCAGGTGTATGACTTTGCGACCGGCCTGAAAGTGGTGGCCAAGCGCGGTGAACTGATGCAGATGGCCTGCGAGCAAAATGGCGGCACGATGGCGGCGGTGCTCGGTGGCGAGCGTGAAGACGTGGCCGAGCTGTGCGCCAAGTTCGATGTGGACGTCGCCAACTACAACTGCCCCGGGCAGATCGTCATCTCTGGCGAAAAAGACAAGATCGCCGCGGCGGTCGAAGGCGCCAAGGAGATGGGCAAGTTCAAGCGCGTGATGCCGCTCAAGGTGGCCGGCGCCTATCACAGCCGCCTGATGGAGCCCGCGCGCCAGGCTTTCGCCGAATTTTTGACCGACATTCCGTTCGCCACGCCGCGTATCGCCGTGTTTTCCAATGTGACCGGCGGCGCGCTCGAAGATCCGCAGGCCATCAAGGATGCGCTGGTGGCCCAAGTGGTCTCCAGCGTGCGCTGGGACGACAACGTCCGTTCGGCTGCCGCCCTCGGGATTCAGGAATATTTCGAGTGCGGACCGGGTGGAGTTCTCGCTGGGCATGCGAAGCGTATTGACCGCGAGCTGAAAGTTAAAAGCATCAGTGAGTTTGCCGACCTTTCGGCCTAG
- a CDS encoding biopolymer transporter ExbD has protein sequence MSRKRHVPRTDDNTDINISPMIDMVFILLIFFIVTTVFVDEKGVPIDKPTPSSQPTDPNDSKPVIFRITKNGTIVHEQDEVTLRGVEDIVQEALSQADVPVILQVQRGSQAGRMIQVMDATRRVKDTAKITVSTVE, from the coding sequence ATGAGCCGTAAAAGACACGTCCCCCGCACCGACGACAACACCGACATCAACATCTCCCCGATGATCGATATGGTGTTCATCCTCCTGATCTTCTTCATCGTCACGACTGTGTTCGTCGATGAAAAGGGGGTGCCGATCGACAAGCCGACCCCTAGTTCGCAGCCGACCGACCCGAATGATAGCAAGCCGGTCATCTTCCGCATCACCAAGAACGGTACCATCGTCCACGAACAGGACGAAGTGACGCTGCGCGGGGTGGAAGACATCGTGCAGGAGGCGCTCTCCCAGGCCGATGTGCCCGTGATCCTGCAGGTGCAGCGCGGCTCTCAGGCCGGCCGGATGATCCAGGTGATGGACGCCACCCGCCGGGTAAAGGATACCGCAAAGATCACCGTCAGCACGGTCGAGTAA